The Cycloclasticus sp. genomic sequence TAAATCCAGCGGTTTTTCACAGGGGTGCTTGCCCTCATACCATCGCACCGTGTCAAAATCCCACACATTCGTATAGGGCACATGCTTAGTTACGTTAAGTACCCCCGTACTTTCTTGATGGATTATATTCCGCTCGAAGAAACAACTGGGGCCAGAGTAACCTTCACCTTAGATTTTCCTATTTCTTTGACGTAACACGTTTAGCTGTTATTCTTTCAACTTACATCGTGAACTCTTCACCCCTTCGAAACCAAACCTTGATTGGAGCCGCTAAAGTCGTTAACGTAACTATCATCTCCCATGAATAATCGAGGTTAAAAGTCGAGGGTTAAGCCGTTTTCAGCACTTTCGTTTGGTGATACTTCCTCAGTTGATCAATTGATTCAATCACCGGTAAATTCAACCACTTAACGAGCGCGTCGAAAAAGTTATCAAGGCTACTTTGCCGCAAACTATAAGGGCCTGCTACTTAGGGGTAACTTAATACCGAATGTGGTGCCTTTTCCAACTTCGCTTCGCACCTCTACCGTGCCATTCATAAGTTCAACAAGCTGTTTGGTTAGCATGAGACCAAGACCGGTGCCTTCGACATTAGAATACTCCTTACCCAGACGGCGAAATGGTTTAAAGAGGTCTTTGAATTGTTCAGTACAGATACCATGGCCTGTGTCCGTCACCTCAATACAAAGATACGATTGATCGACTATGTGACTTTTAACGATGATTTCGCCGGCATCTTTGTTGTATTTAACTGCGTTGCTCAAAAGATTTAACATGACCTGCTTGAAGCGAGTTCGGTCTGCATAAATGCATACCGTTGACTGTTCATTGTGCTTGATACAGATACCCCGCTCCATCGCTTGTTTACCGATCAGCATCATGCATTCTCGAATAACAGGGTCTACCTCTACCGCGGTTAGCACGAGCTCCATTTCTCCTGCTTCGACTTTAGACAAGTCCAGAATTTCGTTAATAAGTTCCATCAGGTGGTCACTGGCTTTAACAATTTCACCTACATTTTCCTTTTGAGAAACACTCAAACCTTCATCTAGGCTCAATAATTCACCGAAGCCTATAATCGCATTCATTGGGGTGCGTAACTCATGGCTCATACTGGAAAGGAATTGAGTTTTAGCTAAACCCGTTGCTTCTGCATGAGTACGGCCAATCTTCTGAAGGTTCACCTCTTCCTTTAAAACGATATTTCGCTCAAATACAGAATAGGCATCACCACTGTTGCGGATAGTCTTCTTAACCCGTTCCTTCAGCGAGCTAATAATTTTGATCTGTTTCTCGTGCTTTATTTCAAGCTCTTCTATTCGAGCGTGTAGCTTTTCTCTCAACGACATCAGCGACCTTTACCAATCACAACACCTGTCAGTGTCTGGTTCACATGATTGGCGTTGAATTGTTCACCGAAGGTGCTGAAACCGAGAAAATTAATCTCTTTGAGCAATCTTTCCACCGGCTTTTGTACATCAAGCGCCTTCATTTCAAGCCGTCTCCACAGACAGTCAAAGCCCAGTGCCAACTCAATAGTATCCCCCTGAAATTCTTTTTTTAACCTACTTATTCCCAGCCGTAAGCTATCAACAAAATCAAGGGGTTTCGCAAGGGTCAACGGTAGCCCATTATCAATTGCACATATAAAAGCTAGGCTGCCATCCTCATTCGCCCGTTTAATCGCACGCACGAACCACTCATTGCCCATTTCTATCATCAAAGGGTGTTGTGAAAAGACACTTTGATCTAGTTGCTTAACGTTCAGCCCCAGTAGGTTGGCGTACGCTTCAGCGGCCGGTTCACCGTCAATCTCATAAACGGTACGCGTTAATGGGTCAGCCCGAGTAATAACCATATCCATGCCAGTTGGCTCAAAATGCTGAAACTTGAGCGTATGAAACCGCACTTTAGTTTCAATCAAAGCAAAGGCTGCTGCATTAGAATAAAAACCATCTCCGGTATAAACATGTGTCTTTTCAAACTTCAAGCTATCACCAGCTGAACCACCGACAATGGAGACGCCTCTCAAGGCGTGATAAAGCGGCCCAACAATTTGCTCTTCCAACATTGATAAGCCATCAATGAGACTTAACCCAAACATTTTCTCGCTATCCAGTTGATCCGAAAATTCCAGCTTACCTTCCAGTTCAGCGGCAATACATTGGGCTTGCTCTTCGTCAAATTCATTCAACGACGGGATAGCCACGGTATGGAATCGAAACACTTCACTCGAGAAGCTAGCACCTACCATGCCGCCCTTCTGATACCTTGTGCCTATCTCACCCGCGCTAGTACAACCAATCACCGGACAAGAAAACCGACCTTTCAGCCCATCCGCCAGTTTTTTTAGATCATAGTCGGCAGAGCAAAAAAACACGACCCCTGCCATATCCTGCTGTTCTACATCCCTTGCAAAGGCCTCAACAGCCAACTTTTCATCTGCAAGAGTCACCTCTGCTCGTTTCACATACCCAAGTTCTGAGCTCCCCATCTCTACCTCTACTAATAAATGAATGATACAAACCTTTTTAGCTAATAAATTAAATAAGATTTATTCATTAGCTATCCCTTTTTATTATTGTTTTCTAGTTTTACCATTCCTTAGTATTGTCAAAAAGGTTAACACCTAAAATTCTTAGCATTAACCACTTTAGTCACTTTATAGCTCGTTAGTTTATGGCTCCCTGCTTCAAGTAGTCTAGACTGGTCTAACAACCCACAGTAAGGCAAAGAACGCATCTTAATTACGGTAAAAGTAACGAGCAAACTTATGTTGATAACACCAATTGAACGACTTACATTTACTGCGATAGTAAGCTGCACGAAATGAATGATATTCAAACGCCGCAGACAGAAACCTTACCGAACCTAGCCGTTTCCGTAATACCTCGTTCTACCGTTAAGCAGCATAAAATTAGAAAAATATTACTGACCGGCGATGATGTTGATCAAAGGTCTTTGCTGGAAATAACTCTTAAACATCATGGCTATCAGGTTCACGCAACCGATGGCACAGAAAAAGCGTCAGCAGCTCTTAAAAAATTTCAACCTGACCTGTTTATTGTCGACATCATTACCCCCAACGATCCCAATGCAGGTTTTGATACAGTTAAATCACTGAAAAATAACGGTGAATTAACCTGCCCAATGGTGTTTATAACCAGTGAACATGACTTCCTATCAAAGCTGAAAACCATCCGTTCAAAAGGCGATACCTTTATTACAAAGCCTGTTAATACGTTGGAGCTGACTAACTGTATTGAGCGTTTAAATATAGTACATCACCCCGAATCATACCCCGTTCTTATCTTAGAGGACGACGCCGCCCTCGCTAACTTTTATGAATTCATAGCGCAAAATGTCGGCATACATTTGCTTCAACCGACGAACGAGTTGTTTGATCTCAATCGAGCAGATACTGACATTATTGATTTAAAACAGCCACCCGAACTAGCGCAAACGTTAGTGGACGATAGGGTTCTCCCCATAGCTGACGCCAAGACTGATGTTCAAACGAAGCGCATCTTAGTCGTTGAAGACCATCGCCCCAATCAATTACTGATTGAACGTCAACTCGCTCACCTCGGCTTTGATTTGAAGATTGCTAAAGATGGTGAACAAGGTTTACAAATGTGGCGAGATAAACAGTTCGACCTCATCATGACAGATTGCTTGATGCCCGTGATGGACGGGTATGACATGACTCAGGCAATACGCCTTGAAGAAAAAAAAGGCGGCGCACGCATTCCCATTATTGCTATTACCGCCAATGCGATGCCCAGTGATGTGGACAAATGCCTTGCCGTTGGCATGTCGGCGGTCATCACCAAGCCCACTTCTATCTCTAAGTTATCAAAGGTTTTGGATGAATGGTGCCCTCCCTTTGATACCGAAAAAGCAAACTCAGCAACGCCTGTTAAATCAGAATCATCACCTGATAAACAGAACAGCAATAAGCAGGATATCAACTTTTCTGTTATTTCAGCCTATATAGGCGATGACATCACTGCGCACAAAGAATTAATATCTGCCTTCTTGGAGTCCGCACCGGCGAATATTGAAACGCTAATAGCGGCAATAGAAACGCAATCTTGGGACGACATTATTCAGGAGAGTCATAAACTTAAGTCCACCTCAAAATCTGTTGGTGCCATTAAGTTAGCCGAGCATGTGCTGCAAATTGAATGTGCGGGAAAAGAAAGAGATATAGACGCCGCCTTACAACAAAGCCAGCCTATAAGAAAGCTACTGAGTGAGTACATAAAAGCTTTTAAACAACATTTCGACGAGAAAGATAATTCGGTTGAGCAAACATCCATCGTTAACGATACGTACTTCAACAGTCTCAAACTCTGTTTAATCGATGACGATGAGGTAGTACTGACGCACCTTTCTTCCCTACTAAAATCGTTTGGTATCAGTCAGGTAGATACGGCAAAGTCAGCAGAAAACGTGTTAACGAGATTGGATAATGCACACCTTAACGTAGATATCATGGTGATTGACATCAATATGCCGGATGTCGATGGTATTGCCTTCTTAAGGCATCTAGCTGAACGTCAGTTCAGTGGAGGAATTATCATTATCAGCGGAGAAGATAAGAAAATTCTAAAAACAGTTGCAAGCTTGGTGGAAAACCATCAATTAAACCTACTGGCTGCGCTTGAAAAACCGGTACAAGCTAAAGAACTTAAAAACGCACTCAATAATTTCAAGTATTTATCTGATAGCGATGAAACAAACGCTAAGAACGATGAGATAACCGCAGAAGATTTACTCGCGGCCCTAAACAATGAAGAAATAGTGCCCCACTTCCAACCACAAGTGAACGCTAAAACCGGAGAATTAGTCGGCGTTGAAGCGTTGGCAAGGTGGTTTAGCCCCGAGTTTGGCTTCGTATCACCCGGTCAATTTATCCCGCTCGCAGAAGAACATGGACTGATCAAAAAGCTGACCGAATCAATCTATCTGCAATCGCTCACACAGGTCGCTCAATGGAAAAAAGCGGGGTTACAAACAAGGGTATCGGTAAACTTTTCAATGAAAACACTGGATGATGTTGAGCTGACAGAAGAGCTTCAACATATTGCTGAAGACTGTGACCTTCAGCCTTCGCAGGTTGTTATCGAGTTAACGGAAAGCGCCTTGGAAGGCAATATCTCTATCGTTATGGAAATTTTAAGCCGCCTTCGTCTGTATGGGTTCGGGCTATCCATTGATGACTTTGGCACGGGTTACGCCACACTGGAGCAATTGCAAAGACTCCCCTTTGGTGAAATGAAACTTGACCTGGGTTACGTCAGTAAAGCCACAAAAGAATTAGAAGCAAGGGTCATCTTAGAATCAAGTATTTTGCTCGCCAAACGGCTGGACTTGGAAACAGTCGCAGAAGGCGTTGAAGATGAGGAAACACTCAACCTGTTATTAGAATTAGGGGCCGATGTAATACAGGGATACCATATCAGCAGACCGATGAAAGGGTCTGAGCTATTAACATGGTATGAAAAGTGGAAAAAAGGCAATAGCTTAAACAGCACGCCCCTTCAACAGCCCGAGGACGGGCACAAATAATTGACTTTTTACAACATGCCAAACTACTAATTAATAAGACTGCACATTAAAAACAGCGATGCTATTCACGCTCAGAAAAATGAGCAATATATTAGCCAGTTAGATGTTAATAATCATACAAATGGAACAAGGAAAAGAGGGAAATCAACATGACGTCATCATTAAAAACCATTCTCATTATTGATGATGAGCAGGTCAATATAACGCTACTGAACTTAGCCTTACAACATGACTACCGTCTATTAAGCGCATTAAACGCTTCAGCTGCACTTGAACACCTAGAAAATTCGGCCGTTGACCTTATCTTGCTTGATATTATTATGCCAGAGGTGAATGGCTATGAGCTATGCACAATCATTAAAGCTAATCCACAAACAGCAGACATCCCGATCATTTTCTCGACGGCAAAAGATGATGTCGATGATGAAGCTAAAGGACTCGAATTAGGTGCCGTTGACTACCTAACTAAACCTATCCATAAACCCATATTACTAGCACGCGTAAAAACACATCTCAGTTTGCGTGATGCACTTCAAACGGTTATTGAGCAAAACGACTTATTAAGAAATGAAAGAGAAACTGTAGAAAATATTATTTTGCGAATGAGAACAGCTGAAAATTTTTATTCTGAAGGCATTCGACAAATCATCCTCCCACTAGAGTCAACAAATGGTGATATTTTCCTTTCCACTTTGGCCACTGATGATAAAACTCAATACATGCTAATGGGAGATTTCACAGGCCATGGTCTACCCGCCGCTGTGGGCGGACCTTTGATATCCCATATTTTCTACGAGGCAGCCGCCAATGGAGAAAGCCTAGAAAGCATTATTAAGCGCATCAACCATGCCTTATGGGAAAAACTACCTGCAGGAATATTTATGGCCTGCGCATTTATAGCTTATCAAAGAGAAACATCTGAGCTGAAAGTATATAACTTTGGCTTCCCTGAATTATTTTATTATAGAAACAACAGGCTTTTATCACGTATCTGCTCAAAAGAAACGATGTTAGGCGTGCTTGAAATAATTCCCATCGACACAGCTAATGAGCCCATGCCCATCATCAGCGGAGACAAAATTTATTCCTTTTCAGACGGCCTATTTGAAACCGTCTCTGAGGCCGGAGAAGCATATGGCATGAAACGACTTGAGTCTTTGCTATCATTAATTCAGGACACTAATCGCCCGCTCGAAGATGCGGTAGATGAGCTCACTGTTTATGCCGGTAAAAATGGGTTTGCTGATGATGTTTTTCTAATGGAATTGAGCTTGTAACTACAGACGGTGACTTTAATTAAGACAACAACCCATTAGGAATTAGCCAGTTATAGAGAGCAGCGTAATGGTTAATTCGAATAAAAGACATCAATTTAACTAAGGGATGGTGATCGACAACGCGATTCAAAATCACGCCCAGTTTACAATGAAACTTAATACAAACCACCCGACAACAATCAACAACGTTTTACATTTAATAGCCTCTACATCGAATTAACTTGATTTCGCCCGAAATTTTTCGAGGTATATAGTGCTTCGTCTACTCGCTTAATAAATGCTTTCAAGTCATCTTTATCTAATAACTGCGTCACACCAAAACTTGCGGTAACAGAAAACTCTTTAATACCAGGCTGAGAACTTATTAACTCACGAAGTTTCTCAGCAAGTAAAACTGCTTTGCTCACGCTTGTATTTGGTAATAACACCACAAACTCATCCCCACCCCATCTAGCAGCAATATCCACTTCCCTAATGTTATTCAACACTAAGTCGCCAACTTTAGTTAAAACCAAATCACCTGACGCATGCCCGTAAGTATCGTTAACTGGCTTAAAATTATCCAGATCGAAAGCAATTAAGGATAACGGTTCATTAAAGCGCCTTGACCTTGCTTTTTCTTCTGTCATCTTTTTGTCGAAAAAATACCGACTTGATAACAATGTAAGTGCATCAGTATTTACCAACCTTTCGACCTCAAGCATCTTCTGCCTAAGCTCCTCATTTACTTGATTGAGCTCATCTGTCCGTACATCAATGAGCGCTTGTAGAGATAATTTTTCCAGTTTGTTTTTCTCTTCGAGTAATTTTTCAGTATTTATGTCACGGTGAGCGCCGATCATTCTAGCCACCGTATTGTCTTCATTCCATTCAACTACTAGCGCTTTATCTTCTACCCAAACGTAGTCATCGCTGGAGGTTCGACAACGGTACTGGATTTTATAAGCATCAGATTTATGGGTAATATAACGATCAAAGTGCTCCATTACACGAGCATAATCATCTGGGTGTATGATATTCTCCCAAGTGAACACCGTGTTTGCAAAAGAATTCAGGTCATAGCCAAGCATCAAGTACCAAGCAGGGTTTCGATAAACATAGCCGCTATTAGCGTCCCAATCCCATATGCCATCACTGACAATCTCTAAAACAGCAGACTGAGATTCTTTCGTTAATTTTGGTAGCAAAGGTTCTTTCATATAAGCCTCTTATATAGAGCCTACATTGATAATAGCCTGTTTTTGTATATATGCTCGCCGATATTCAAGATATGGATCAAGAAATGACTCTGAGCACATAAATAAAACAAGGCCCAAACAGGACTGACGTTCAAAAGCTCATAAAAGTACCCACTCATCAATATTTGCTTAAATAAATGATAGCAAGGGGCTGCAGATAAAAGAGTTCGTTCCCCTACTCCCGCGACCATTTGGGTATCTTGGAAAGACTTAAAATATCAGGTCATCTCTTTTCCATGCCACCTAGTCCCTTTCATTGAACATTGAAAATTAAACAAGAGTTCTGACCTAATTCAAAAACCACACTTGCCAAGCTTACCATTTCGCCTCATTACCAATGAATTGAGACATAGTTCACAAATAATTAAGCCTCCTCGCCTAAACTTTATTTCATTAGTCATTACCAACGGATCGCAACACAACACTGTTATGTTTTTCACCACTCAAAATATTAGCTTGAAATATCAAAAACTTATGTTAGTATGTGCGCCAGCTACCTTGGCGGTCATAACAATAATTTCAAAGTTGTACGCCAGATTAGTTAGTTTCAGTACCAAAATAAGTCGAACAATAAATAATAATTCAAAGAATAAAGGGGCCGAACATGCAAGTAAATAATTACCTGCTAACTGCTGCGCGCGCGCAGTATTTTTTTAACCACAACCTTGGAGGCTGTGCCTACTCGCACACCCGTCGATTAAAAATTAGAAAGATCTCATCCCGATAATAGCAAACCCCGAGTAATCGAGGGACGCAAAGCCACGGACCCGCCTACAGCGGGCTGCCAGACTGCCGAAGGAGAGAAAACGACCTTCCATTAGCATGGGGATCTTTCATCAACCGAGATGAGGATATCTATGCAACATATCAATTTTACACACGCTAAATTCAACAACCGTTTTTGTTTCGCCACTGAATCAAGAACTTCAGCCCAAACACAGCTAGGACAAGCGTCCAAACGCCGCGTTAACGGCATCCTTTTTACCTTGCTTATTTTCATGCTTGGGCTTGCGTCAATGTCCAGCCCAGCACTGGCCAACAACGATAACGCACTTACTCAGGCCGAAGCACTGACCCATTCATTGGTCGGACTCAATAAGGCCTATCAACACGCGGCAGCCAATGCCCAAGCCAATGCGCTAGACGAACTACTCAGCGTCGCCGCCGAACGCCACGCTCTGCTCTCCAGCCTGATTGAGGAAGATCCCGGCGCCGTACTGCGGGTCGCTATACCCGCTCAGGTTCGTGCCGGTATGCCTGATGAAGTTTCCAGCTTTATCGAGCAACGGCTAGAACTCGAAGGCGAACTAGAAGTTTTATATGAGGACTACACAGACGGCAGCCATCGCCTGCGTCACTCCCTCAAGGCTGACGATGAACTTATCTCGCTATATTTCAAAACCAATCCAGCTGGTCTACTCAGCGGTAATTCGGTGATTGCGCACGGAATCTATCTCGCAGGTGCTGATGGCACAGACGGCTCTATAGCACTGGAATCTAGCGAAAATATTTTAATGCTAGCCGCCGGCGGCGGATCCGATGGAGGCAGTAACGGCGGCACACCGGCACCGACGCCCAATACCCTCGGCGAACAGCACACTGTCGTTTTACTGGTTAATTTCCAGGACGACCCCAACAACATGCCGTGGACAGTGGACGAAGTACGTGACCTAGTGTTCGGCACTGTCAACGATTTCTACATCGAAAACTCCTACCAGCAAACCTCGCTCACTGGTGATGTCCATAACTGGGTTACGCTTCCCGTGGGGAGCAACACCTGTAGCACCACGACGATACAAAACGAGGCCGATACAGCAGCTAGCAACCAAGGTATAGACATTTCTGCTTATAATCGCATCGTCTACATTTATCCCCGCTACAACTGTTTTTATGCCGGCAAAGCCACCGTGGGCGGCACCCCATCACGCGCCTTCATCGCGGGATATTTAAACTTGAAAATCATTGGCCACGAGCTAGGACACAACTTTGGCCTGATGCATTCTCACGGCATGAACTGCACCGGAACTGTGGTCGGCTCTGGATGCCCATGGCTCGATTATGGCGACAGCTTAGACATCATGGGTAGCGTGGCTCTGCATATCAACAGCTTCCAAAAACAACTACTGGGTTGGTTGGATTACGACGTATCACCACCGATCACAACAATTAATACAGGCGGTAGCTACCAGATCGCACCTTATACAACAGGCGGTAATGCCCCGCTTGCTCTACGGATTGCACGCGACCCCGATCCAACGACTGGTCAGCAACGTTGGTTCTATCTTGAATACAGGCAAGCACTCGGCTTCGACAGCCCTATCGGAAGTTCATCCCAGCTTGATCAGGGTAATATACTGAACGGCGTGGTATTCCACTTAGGCACAGAAGGTGACAGATCTAGCAGCTTCCTGCTGGATATGACCCCCGACAGCAACCCAACGGGTTCATTTGAAGATCTTTATGACCCAGCACTAACCATTGGGCAGAGCTACACCGACCCGGTAACGGGTGTTACGATAAAGACCGATTGGTCGGATGGCAGCGGCGCCACGGTGCTCGTAAACTTTGACTCAGAAAGTTGCCTACGCGCTAACCCAAGCATTGCACTATCGCCAGCCGAAGGCCCCTGGGTTGAACCAGGAATGCCCGTTACTTATACCGTGACGGTTACCAACAACGATGGAGGTTCCTGCGCCGACGCCAGCTTCGATAGCACGGCCAGCGTACCAACCGGCTGGACAGCAAACTTTGCCGATTCCACCTTAATTCTCGCACCTGGCGCTAGCGTTACAAGCAACCTGACTGTTACTTCATCAAACAGCGCAGCCGATGGCTTCTACAACGTTGACATCAGTACCAGCAATAGCGCCGCTAACTATAGCGATTCGGCCATTGCCACCTACGTAGTCAGTGCAGACACCGGTGGCACACCGGCCAATAACGCACCGGTGGCAGTCAACGACAGCGCCACCCTGCTACAGGTAGAACCCGTGGTGATTAACGTGCTCAACAACGACTGGGACCCAGACAATGACAGCATCTGGATTGAAACTTTATCTCAGGGCACTAAAGGCACAGTCGCTATTAATAACGACGGCAGCCTGACCTATATTCCCGGCCGGCGCTTCAAGAACAACGACAGCTTCACGTATGCCATTAGTGACGGTATCGCAATAACAACCGCAACCGTCACCATTGCATTACAGAAGTCTTCCGATGGCGGGGGCGGCAAAGGCGGTGGTAAAGGCGGCGGCAAAGGCGGTAAGTAGTCTCTCAAAGACCATACCAATCACAGGCCCTACTCATTCCCAGTAGGGCCTTTTTTTATTAAGGCCCTTTAGAAGGATCAAGCACCATGATTCTGTAGAGTAAATTAGAAACTTTTCTTTACTGTAAAACTGCGTCGACAGGCAACCAGCAATGACCTTACTTTTCAGTTAGGTAGAAAACCAGAACCCGACTCGCTGTCTCCTTGTTTGGATTGCCAACACCCATCACGGTTCCAGGTGTAACATGAAATACCTCGCCGGTCTTTAACGTGCGCACGGTTTGCCCAACGTGTAACGTAACACTGCCTTCGAGCACGTAGATAATCTCGTGGCCGTCATGGTCGTGGACACCTGCATCCTCGTCAGGTGGTAATTCGATGCGTTGAATAAAGAATTTATAAGGATCGAGCAAACCGCGGAGCAACCCTTCAGTTTGACCATTATCAGCATGGGCTATTGGGACTGAAATCAATTGCATAACCACCAACAAGGCAACGGCAAATTCGCTCATTATCTTCATAAAAACCTCTTTCTCAAAAGGACGGGGCGGGGTAATTCTGATGTTCCATCATAATACTATTGCTTCCTTAGACCAACAGAGCCAACCTGCTAAAAAAAGAAAGGAACGATGGGGAAAGACCCATCGCTCCAAGTTATTGCCTTGTGTCTTTCAGCTTATGCCGTAAGGCACAAGGCGGGGTTGCCAATACTAACTAATCTTGGCAAATTTCATCTGCAGGACAAAGCGGACAAGTCGCAGTGTCCGAAATAATGTCCATGCCCTCACCACCGTTGGTGTTATCGTTGTCACCAAGTATGTCGTTGGAAAGCGCGCCCGTACCTTGAAGATACGCCGTATCTAAGAAGGCAGCACTACTTGCCACGTACTTGTCAGTCGTCGACAAACAAACACCTGCTTCCTCGTGGGGCAGACCATTACTTCTGCAATCCGCATCAACGTCGCAAGCCTCACCAACATCATCCGTTCCCTGACAAGTTGTAATAGTCCCTGTCGTGGGAGCCGAAGGCATATAAGCGGCTCTAAACGTTTTAATGTCACCAGGTAACAGTGTATCGCCTGAAGTGATACAAAAGTCCGTAGGACCCGAGCAGATTTGATCATCCGTCACCTTGACTGATTGCAACAATTCATTGCCATCATTTTCGATGGTAAATTCAACAATAGTCTCGACGACCAATGGACCCGAACCGGATTCAGCCATTAGACGCGTTTCAACGCAGTCTTTGGTGATTATCAAGCTACCCGCTGGGGCCAACCCGCAGGTATCAACACCACTTTGCATTACAGCCTGTTCCGTGATTCGTGAGCTATCAACCTCATCAGTGACATTAACACCGACAGTCACAATGTTGGCCAATTCTCGCGGCGTGTCGCAGGTAACCTCGATATTGAGCGTATCGCCTGCATCAATATATGGCACGGCTGCGCCGCCAAAAGTACCCACGTCATCGAGCTCGACATACGTTCCACTGGGCAAGTATTCGGGCGTAACACTCGTGCCCCCAATTGCCGTGATGAAACATTCTTCCAAATTGCCGGGGTTGTCGGCAAGTACATTCGTTCCTACATAGGTAATGTCTTCTCGAATTACAGGATCATGCAACGCGCCAAAGCCATCCGCCGTGATGC encodes the following:
- a CDS encoding Ig-like domain-containing protein — translated: MQHINFTHAKFNNRFCFATESRTSAQTQLGQASKRRVNGILFTLLIFMLGLASMSSPALANNDNALTQAEALTHSLVGLNKAYQHAAANAQANALDELLSVAAERHALLSSLIEEDPGAVLRVAIPAQVRAGMPDEVSSFIEQRLELEGELEVLYEDYTDGSHRLRHSLKADDELISLYFKTNPAGLLSGNSVIAHGIYLAGADGTDGSIALESSENILMLAAGGGSDGGSNGGTPAPTPNTLGEQHTVVLLVNFQDDPNNMPWTVDEVRDLVFGTVNDFYIENSYQQTSLTGDVHNWVTLPVGSNTCSTTTIQNEADTAASNQGIDISAYNRIVYIYPRYNCFYAGKATVGGTPSRAFIAGYLNLKIIGHELGHNFGLMHSHGMNCTGTVVGSGCPWLDYGDSLDIMGSVALHINSFQKQLLGWLDYDVSPPITTINTGGSYQIAPYTTGGNAPLALRIARDPDPTTGQQRWFYLEYRQALGFDSPIGSSSQLDQGNILNGVVFHLGTEGDRSSSFLLDMTPDSNPTGSFEDLYDPALTIGQSYTDPVTGVTIKTDWSDGSGATVLVNFDSESCLRANPSIALSPAEGPWVEPGMPVTYTVTVTNNDGGSCADASFDSTASVPTGWTANFADSTLILAPGASVTSNLTVTSSNSAADGFYNVDISTSNSAANYSDSAIATYVVSADTGGTPANNAPVAVNDSATLLQVEPVVINVLNNDWDPDNDSIWIETLSQGTKGTVAINNDGSLTYIPGRRFKNNDSFTYAISDGIAITTATVTIALQKSSDGGGGKGGGKGGGKGGK
- a CDS encoding cupin domain-containing protein → MKIMSEFAVALLVVMQLISVPIAHADNGQTEGLLRGLLDPYKFFIQRIELPPDEDAGVHDHDGHEIIYVLEGSVTLHVGQTVRTLKTGEVFHVTPGTVMGVGNPNKETASRVLVFYLTEK